In the genome of Clostridia bacterium, the window ATGAAACCGTTTTAGTAAAATGTTCAAATATCATATTTTAATTATAAATTTCAAATATTGGAATGTTATCTCTTATTTCCTCCATTTTACGCCCATTCCCATAATCACCATTTATATTTTTTTTATATTATATGAAACCGGTTCCACATAATATTGACGTTTACCGATATCAGAATTATAATTGTATAATAGTAATAAATGTTGTAATGCGTTTTCGAGATAAAACTTGGAAAATGTAAGATGGCAGATAATGTTTGGAGATGATAAAAATGAGCGCAACAATCAGAGATGTTGCTAAACTGGCAGAAGTATCCATATCAACAGTTTCAAGAGTAATAAACAATGCTTCCAATGTCAACGACAAAACGAGGGAAAATGTTATGAATGCCATAACAAAGCTTAATTTCAAACCGAATAGAATCGCACAAAGCTTGGGCAGCGGCGCATTCAATGCAATAGGTATAGTCTCCACACGTTCTCTACAGCAAGCTTTTAATAATCCATACTTTAGCTTGATCATACAGGCTATTGGCGAAGTATCCGAGGAAAAAAACTATGATATCATTCTTAATAGTTCCCTTACAGAAGATAAGGAAATAGAAAAATGCCTGTCAATGATTGAGAGCAAGGTCATCCAAGGACTTATACTTCTCAGTTCAAGAATAAATGACAGACTGATAGAAAAGCTGAATCAAATTAAAATACCCTTTGTGGTAGTAGGACGTGTCCTTGATGAAAGACTTGAAAGTGAAGTTTACTCTGTTGACACGGATAATCTCAATGATTGTAAAGATGCAGTCAATTACCTTATAAAACTAGGTCACAAAAGAATAGGTTGTATACATGCTCCTCTAAAATACGTTGTAAGCAAGGATAGGCTTGAAGGGTACATCGTTGCTCACAAGGAAGCCGGACTGCCTATTGATTATTCTCTTGTTGAAAATGGTCAATATACTACAAATGATGCTTATGAGGCTACATTAAATATGTTGCAGAAACCCAATCCTCCGACTGCTGTTTTTGCTACGGACGATGTTAAAGCAATTGGCGCTTATAAAGCCATCAGAAAGCTTAATTTAAAAATTCCCGATGATATATCTCTGTTTGGTCATAATAATTATGAATATGCCGCAATTATGAACCCCGGGCTGACTACTATTGATGTTCCGATACAACAGCTGGGAAAGGTCTCTGCAACTGTGTTATTTGATTTAATTGAGGAAAAGAACCCAGAGCACCGGACGTTGCTTGAAACAAAATTTATCATTCGCCAATCATGCAAGGCAATAAGTGAATAATAGGGGTGCTTTTGAGATGCATGGCCTCTCTTTAGAAAAAACCCCTGATACTATGTAAAAAAGAGTTCATCGATATGGATGAACCCTCTTATACTTATTCTATATTATATTACTTATTCTTCCCAACATGCTCTTTCAGTTTATCCAGAGCTTGAACTACCATGCTTGAGCATTCATTCATCTTATTCAAAGATTTCTCTGCCCCTGTTATATCATTTTGAGAATAAGCAATTGCTGCTTCCTTAGCCAATTGGTGCAGCTCAATATGCGGCCTTTCTATTGACTTGAATATGCCATTCTGACCAAGCAGGTCTTTGTCCACACTGTAGTACCATTTGCCCAGCCTGCAGCCAATATGAGTACCAATTGTATCGATATCAATTTTCTCATAACCCATTATCATGTTATAAACACGCCATCTCCACATAAGATGATCCGTTTTGCATATCTCCAGCATTTCACATTCCGATAGGGCATTCCCGTAGCTGAGCATGCCTAACCTCAACTCGTTGTTTATCTGACTGAGTTTAAAAATACCTGATCCGGTTTTATTGCACTCTACCATTAGATTGTCTGCAGCTTGTGATGATTCCCCTACTCTTTGAGCCAATTCCTCTGTAGCTGCTGTTTGCTCTTGTGTATTCGCAGCAATCTGCATAATCTCATCATTTACTTTCTGCACTGCATTGACAACTTGGTTATTGTATATAATTACTTCATTCACGAGCTTCTTTCCGCTCTCAAGCTCAGAAGCTGTCTTATCCGTACGCATTACAACCTCAGACAATTTGCTTCTTAAGCTTCCTATATTACTCTGGATGCTTCCTACAGACTCCTTCGTATGCTCTGCAAGCTTCTTAACTTCGCCTGCGACAACAGCAAAGCCTTTACCCTGCTCCCCTGCTCTTGCCGCTTCAATTGCAGCATTCAATGCCAGAAGATTTGTCTGCTCTGCTACTCCTTTGATTATATCAACTATCTCTTCGGTGCGTTTCATGTTCTCTGCAAGGTCATCCACGTCCTTACTAATAGTTTTTACTGATTCAAAGGACTGCTGTATATACGTAAAGGCATTCTTCATATTGTTGTTGCCAGTGGTTACTAACCCAACAGAATCACTGACCAAGACAGCTACACTTTGTGACCGGCTTGCCACATCATCAATTGATGCACTCATTTCTTCACTGCTGGCAGACATTGTATGCAAGGCTTCATTTTGTGCCCTTACTTCGTTCACCATATCTTTGACATAAGTCATGTCCGTTATAAAGCCCAGCATATTGTTTACAGCGAGAATGCTTTTGCTTTTATCTGCGAACACTGTATCCACCATTTTATTCCAGGCATCAGATATTTCTCCACTACCTAATACATTTTCCTCTGCATATAATTTTTTTCCCTGCTTCAAACCTTCAATCAATGGCAGCATCTTTGTGAGCGTCTCATTATCCTGATGTACCTTACTTTGATTTCCCTTTGCTTTTACTGTAAACTTCTTAAACATTTGCAACCCCCTTCATATTATATGTTGTATAATATGTCGGATATTGTCGTAATATTATTTATGCTTTAACATACATTATTTTCTATTGCATACATCACTATCCATATGGAAATTTCAATGATATAATCGCTTAATATCAAACAATAGATAATATTCATTAAGTTAATTATCCTAATTTGATATGTTTTATTACATCTGCAAGAGATAACTTATTCTGTTCACCCACTCTCATATCCTTAAGGGTCAGCAATTTACTATTAATCTCTTCATCTCCTATTAAAACAACATAAGGAATTCCTAGTTTGTCGGCATATGCAAGCTTCTTGGAAGTCTTTGCATCCTCCATATATACTTCTGCAATGATGCTCTCTGCCCTTAAATGGTTTGCAGTTGTTATTGCATGCTCCAAATCATCGTTCATTGGAACAATTAAAACCTTAGTCAGAGAAGAGACATCCTTATCCAAAAGAAGGCCCGCTTCCCTCAGCTGATAGAATAATCTTGTCAACCCAATTGATATGCCCACTCCCGGCAGCTTCTGGTCAGTATAGTACTCTGCCAGATTATCATATCGCCCGCCAGAGCATACGGATCCGATGCCGGGATAATCATCTAAAATTGTTTCATATACTGTGCCAGTGTAATAATCCAACCCCCTGGCTATTTTTAAATCTATTTTATAGTTCTTTTCGGGTACACCAAAGAGGCTAATAAAACGAACTACCTTTGATAATTCATCAATTCCCTCCCTAAACATTTCGCTCTCTATATCAAGCCGGCATAATGCTTCTAAAATAGATTGATTGCTGCCTTGAATGCTCACAAATTCAATAATTCTTTCAACTGCCAGCTCGTTTTCACATATATCGGCCAGTTCCTTTTTCATCGACTCAAGACCAATCTTATCTATTTTGTCGATGACCCTTAAAACCTCTGCCTTATTAGCAACACCAAGGGAGTCGAAAAAACCGTTTAGTACTTTTCTATTATTCAAATGGATTGAAAACGAGTCAAATCCCAGATCCTTAAATGTCGAATAAATGATGCTTGGAATCTCTGCATCGTTTATAATACTAAGCTTTCCATTACCAATAATGTCAATATCACATTGGTAAAACTCACGGAATCGTCCTTTTTGGTTTCTTTCGCCCCTAAATACTTTACCGATCTGATATCTGCGGAAAGGAAAAGTCAGCGATGATAAATATTGGGAAACATACCTTGCCAATGGTACTGTCAAATCAAATCTCAAGGATAAATCATTATCGCCTTTATTAAATCTATAGATTTGCTTTTCTGTTTCACCGCCCCCTTTTGCCAGTAATATTTCCGACTTTTCAATAATAGGCGTATCGATAGGCAAAAAACCACATTTTTCAAAGTTTCTTCTTATTGTATCAAGCATATTATTGAACGATATCTGCTGATATGGCAATAATTCCATAAAACCGGGCAAAATAGACGGCTTAACAACTTGACTCTTCATCATAACCCTCCTCATTTAGTTGCATTTTAGAAGTATATCCATAAGAAAAAAGAAAATACCAATTCATACTGGCAGTTAGATTTCTATTTCAACAGGATCTTTATCCGATAGCGCTACCTTCCATTCTTCATTCTGTTCATTAAAATCTGCAATTTTATGTATAGGCATTTTTATACCAGACATTTTCTGCTGTTATATTGTTTTGCTACTACTCTATACTTCATTGTAGACCTCCGATTCTCGATTATCCTCTTATGCTTTCGGTATTATCTGACCGCTTATACATATTTATATTATACCTTACCAAATGCAAAAGTGGTTTGTTTTGAGTTCAAAACAAACCACTTTAAAAAACAAGCTCTAATTCAACGGAAATACCATTTGAATCTACCAAGTGTTAATTACCTCATTCCTTTTTTAACCAAAGATCTTATCAGCCAAACTCTAAACTAATTTACTAACTACATGAACTCCTTTTCAAAATTCGAAACTAAACGAATCACAATAGACTGGGAAAGTTGCACATTAGTTGAATTAGAGCCTGCCAGAAAGATGTTCTACATCTACTTGATGCATTCATCCTTCTTAATTCTATTATATCACAAAAGATCAGAAATGCAACGGAGTTTTCAGAATATTTAGTTTTTGTCCACAAAGAAAGTATTCACTTCCTACAGATTACCTGGCGCCGGTTGATCCACCCCGACCACATGGTGACGATGCCCCAGATTTTCTGATGTGTAAAAGTCATAATAATGAACATGCATACCATTGCCAACGGGAATTGCAGACCCGGAGTCTGCCCTATAGTGATGCGCGTGACCATTTTCGAATACTACACATCCTTCCGTATGGTGGATATGGCAGCCTTCCTTAATTATTAGCGGAGGGGAGGTCACATCGAGACATTGATGCACATGCCCAACTTCAACAGATGTATAATCAACAGAACCATGGTTGTGATTTGGGACAAAACCTGTTACAAAGTCATCTTTTTTAATCATTTATCGTTTTCACTCCTATAATATGAAATCATTACCATAGTATTAATTAGAGATATTATTTGCTACAAAAAATAATTTTAAAAAAGCAAGTTAGATAAACTAACTTGCTTCATTTGATATTATGCAAAAGCATTATTTCCTTGGAATCCGCTCAGGATTTACCGAAAATCCTTTCATGGATTTGCTTTCCCGTGGGTGTTGAGGCTAACCCGCCCGTACCTGTCTCTCTAAGCTCACATGGCAGGGATTTCCCCACCTTCAGCATGGCTTCCACCACTTCATCGAAAGGAATTATGCTTGTAATGCCTGCTAATGCCAAGTCTGCAGAAATAAGAGCATTCGCAGTCCCGATGGCATTCCTCTTAATGCAGGGTGCCTCAACCAGCCCTGCAATGGGATCGCATACCAAGCCTAAAATGTTCTTTATAGCCATTGCCGCTGCATCCAAAGCTTGTGCAGGAGTCCCTCCCAGCATCTCAACGATGGCCGCTGCCGCCATGGCCGCTGCTGCACCGGTTTCTGCCTGGCAACCCCCTTCAGCACCCGCAACAGTAGCATTTCTGGTAATCAAATACCCGACCGCTGCTGCCGTGAATAAGGCATTGATGATATCCTCGTCCTTTTTCCCAAAACGTTCAGCTGTCGTAATGATTGACCCCGGCAGAATCCCGCTGGATCCGGCTGTCGGTGCAGCAACAATCTGCCCCATGGCAGCATTAACCTCCAATACAGCCATGGCAGCTGCTACTGCCTTGTTCAAATCCTGTCCGGCAACCATCTGCTCCTTTTCATAATAGTGCCTAAGCTTTTTTGCATCTCCTCCGGTCAAGCCGCTGACAGAGCGAATGTCCTCAGTCAAACCTCTCTCTATGGCTTTTTTCATTACCTCCAGGTTTTCCTTCATTTCACTTATAATCAAATCCTTGTTTCTTTGCGATATATAGACCTCTCGCACCAGCATCATTTCATATATCTTGATATTGCTTTTATTGCACATGCCCAAGAGTTCCGAACCACTTGTAAAATTGATACTCATCCGCATCTTCCTCTTTTCGCTATAATGCTTCTACTAAATATACATCTTGAATTTCATCACCCAAAGCCCTAACCTGGGAAATCACTTTCTTTGGAATGTTATTATCAGTTTCAATAATCATGAAGGCATCCTGCCCCTTACTCTGTCTGAAAACCCGCATAAAGGCAATATTGATATTGAATTGAACCATAAGACTGGTCACTTCCGCTATAACACCCGGCCGGTCAAAATGCCGGATAACCAATGTAGGATACTCGCCGGTAAACTCCACATTCAATCCGTTGATTTGTATCACCCGGATATTACCGCCCCCGATGGAACAACCCACCACTTCTGTTATCTTGCCACTGCTGCTGGTTACCACCATTTTCACGGTATTAGGATGGGGAGGGTCGGCATCATTAACTACAAACTCATAGTCCAAGCCGGTCGCCTTGGCAAAATCCATAGACTTACCTAGGTCCGGGTCATTGGGCTCCATGTCCATGATCCCTGCCAGCAGCGCCCTGTCGGTGCCATGCCCCTTATAGGTTTTGGCAAAAGAACCGTAGAGCACAAAAGTAACCTTAGCTACATCATTTCCACTGATTCTTCTTGCTACCTTTCCCAGTCTGGCCGCTCCAGCGGTATGAGAGCTGGAAGGCCCAATCATCCTCGGCCCTATAATATCGAAAACGCTATAATCCATTTTAGTTTACTCCTTAAAAAAGTAGAATATTAATATAATTATATACTCCATTTTCTTTTATTCCAATAATAAATAAAAAGCAGCAGGGACGGTTATTCTTGCTTCCAGAAGCCAACCTTGAAAGCAAAAATAACCGTCCCCGCACTTAAAAACAACACCGTAATTTAGTTACTACTTGTTGATATCTATCTTCTTCCCTTGCTTCTTCCACTCAGCAAATTCAGCTGCTGCTGTAAATAATATGTCTGTTGATGAGTTTATAGCAGTTTCGCAAGAGTCTTGTATAACGCCTATGATGAAACCTACACCAACAACTTGCATAGCAATGTCATTTGGAATACCAAATAAGCTTGCTGTTAGAGGAATCAATAGTAGTGATCCACCTGCTACACCTGAAGCACCTGCAGCACTTGCTGCTGAAAGTACACATAGGATAACTGCTGTTATAAAGTCTACTTGAATGCCTAGAGTATGTGCTGCTGCAAGTGTCAATACAGAAATAGTAACGGATGCACCCGCCATATTAACTGTAGCTCCCAATGGAATAGACACTGAATACGTATCCTTATCCAAGCCTAACCTTTCAGCCAAGCCCATGTTTACAGGAATGTTTGCAGCTGAGCTACGTGTGAAGAATGCTGTAATACCACTTTCCTTTAAGCACTTTAATACAAGTGGATATGGGTTTTGACGAATCTTTACAAATACAATGATTGGATTCAAAATAAATGCAACGAATGCCATACCGCCAACTAGAACAAGAAGTAATTGTCCATAGGATAGTAACGCTCCTAGACCATTTGTAGCTATTGAGTCAAATACCAGACCCATGATTCCTAGTGGTGCAAAGTTTATAACAATTCTAACCATTTCAGATAATGCATCAGCAACATTTGACATAAATGCCTTTGTTGAATCAGCGGCATTTCTTAATGAGATACCGAATAATATAGCAAAAGCTAGTATACCGATATAGTTCGCATTATAAATTGCCTTTATTGGGTTATCAACTAAGTTCAATAATAAATCCTTCAGAACTTCTACAATACCGCTAGGTGCAGCTACACCTTGTACGCCTGCTGTAAGAGTTAATGTTATTGGGAACATGAAGCTTGCAAGAACACCTACAACTCCTGCTAGGAATGTTCCTACAACATAAAGCATAACAATGGGCTTCATATTAGTTTGATGTCCACTCTTGTGTTGGGCAAGAGCTGATCCAACTATAAAGAAAACTAGTACTGGTGCAAGTGCTTTTAATGCACCTACGAATAAAGAACCTAAAAGAACAACTGCTTTTGCTTGTTCCGGAACTGTTAAAGCTAAGATAATACCAATAATCAAACCAATGATTATTTGTTTTACTAAGCTTATACGCTTCCACATGTTAAGTAGATTTTTCATAGTATTTTTTCCTCCCATAGATAAAATAAAATATAATATAATAAAATATAATGTACCCGCGTACAGCCACTTTATAAATGTTTCTATTTGGCAAGTTAACGTAATAAACGCGAGACAATTACAATTCTACCATAAATACAGGTTTATGAGAAGTAAAAATTGCTATTATGTAAATAATGTTATGTTAATATAAATATTCTAGTGTGCTGATCTTCTCCATGGAAGGATTTTATTGTGAGACAAGAGAAGATGCGCTAAAAAAAGTTCTTGAAATAATACCCAAAGACAGTATGGTTTCTTGCGGAGGTTCTGCAACCGTCCATGACTAAAGGCCGAATTAAAGTAATACTTGTTGGAGAATGCTTGGGTTTCTAGATTTGATACTTATTCCAGCCCGTCTATAAAGGCGGGTTTTTTAATGCCTAAAATTCAAGGAGAATAAATCTTTGAATAAGTTGATATAGAAAACCATTTATTTCAATGATATAATTTAGTAAAATTGTAATAAATATCCATACGCGGTTATATTATAAAAAATATAAAGGGGGGTATTAAATATGGCGCTTGATGACTTCAATCTGTCCAAGCATTTTAAAGCTTTTGAGGACAAAGTTATACATGTGGCATTTCGTTATTCCGGATCAGTATCTGACCAGAACCTTAAAAAGCTTGAAGAGTATGCATTGGAAAATAAAATCTCATGGTACATACGGCCTTCAAAAACAGCTTTAAAAGCTTCACTGGAAGGTAAAGCATTGTCACTGAAAAAGTTCATGGAATATTGGTTCAAGCTTGATAAGGACTTTAACATGAATCTCCTTCAAATAATACTCAATGAAAAACTGAACCCAATGCATGAAGAAAAGTTTGAGTTTATAAAAAATAATTATGTGATAAAAAAGCCTGCAGACGAGCCACATATTATTCCAAAAAGACCGGTAGAAAAAGACTTTAATACCGTTTCAAGCTCCCTTGAGAAAATTCCCGGATTTAGAGGTTCAATAAAGCAAGGAAGCTTTGATGAGTTTGTAAAGCTTGTAAAAGCTAATGGGAAGCCTTTGTCAGAAGCTCTAGGCATTGACCTTAAGGTTTTTCTGAATATAGCTGAAGAATCTCAACACATTGATCCTTCTGAGCTTTACAACTTTGTGTTGGAAAAACTCGAAGGAAATGCAAAAGAGAAATTCGAAAAAATGTTTCCGCTCACTTCTAATAGCAAGTATGAGGTTGTCGATTGCAAGCAGGTGAACCTACCCCCGAGGATACCCAAAAAGAAAGAGGCAGTCAATATTCAGGAGCTTTCCAAAGCAATGGGAAGCAAAGCAGAAGAATATATTAAAAAATCCGGGTTCTCAAGGATTGAGGAAGTATGTTTTGCACCTGTTAATTCCCGTAAAGGTAAGTTTAATGTCGATAATAAAACACAACTGAATGTGAGAAATACTGCAATTCTCTCAACCTTTGACGGTATGAATACAGTTCTGGCGGCTGCCCTGGTAAAAAAAGGATTTACACTGGAAAAGATAGCACAGGCCAAGTATACGGAAATTGTGATAAGCATTAAGGAAGTTCTGGATGAAGAGGGAATTTCTTTCTCTGGCGGTATTTTGCAGTATGACTACTTGTCGCGCTGGAGAGAAAAAGCGGAAAGGCTGAAGGAAATACTTGAGGCTATAGAGGAAGCATGGGAATATGTAACTATCAATGCCAAGTTTAAAACCATTTGGCCGTCTCAATCTGAAAGTGATGCTCATCCATTGCATAGTTCAGCTGTGGTAAACCTTTTATTGAAGTGTGAGAGCGAAACGCTTGACATTCATTCCATTGTCCAGGAGAAACCACCATTTGGCAGCATAATTGATAAAATGAAATTTGAAGGTGTACCGTTGAAGTGGAGGGAAAAAGTTGAGCGGATTCATTCAAAGCGGGAACATGAGTCATCTTACAACTGGGATGGTTTTAGTTATCGGTCTGAGAATGAACCTATTCTGGCCACAGCCCGCCCGGATGCCAATGGGAATGTCTCCTTTGAGATAAGCAGCGAGCTCTTGTTTGATAATAGCAGCAGCGGTGAGCTATACATGGAGATACTCTTTGACGGAACAGTTGATGGTAAAAAAGTTAAGCTTAACCAAAAGACGAATGCATTGAAAATAAAAAACGTCCTGGAGTACAACATGTTTGCTGACCCTAAAATAGAATTTGGAGAAATGGTACTTGCAATCATTCCTGATCTTTCAGATATTAATTTCTTTGGAGATCCACTCGAAAAAATCTGGGATTCTCTG includes:
- the sdaAA gene encoding L-serine ammonia-lyase, iron-sulfur-dependent, subunit alpha, translating into MSINFTSGSELLGMCNKSNIKIYEMMLVREVYISQRNKDLIISEMKENLEVMKKAIERGLTEDIRSVSGLTGGDAKKLRHYYEKEQMVAGQDLNKAVAAAMAVLEVNAAMGQIVAAPTAGSSGILPGSIITTAERFGKKDEDIINALFTAAAVGYLITRNATVAGAEGGCQAETGAAAAMAAAAIVEMLGGTPAQALDAAAMAIKNILGLVCDPIAGLVEAPCIKRNAIGTANALISADLALAGITSIIPFDEVVEAMLKVGKSLPCELRETGTGGLASTPTGKQIHERIFGKS
- the sdaAB gene encoding L-serine ammonia-lyase, iron-sulfur-dependent subunit beta, translated to MDYSVFDIIGPRMIGPSSSHTAGAARLGKVARRISGNDVAKVTFVLYGSFAKTYKGHGTDRALLAGIMDMEPNDPDLGKSMDFAKATGLDYEFVVNDADPPHPNTVKMVVTSSSGKITEVVGCSIGGGNIRVIQINGLNVEFTGEYPTLVIRHFDRPGVIAEVTSLMVQFNINIAFMRVFRQSKGQDAFMIIETDNNIPKKVISQVRALGDEIQDVYLVEAL
- the hisS gene encoding histidine--tRNA ligase, yielding MKSQVVKPSILPGFMELLPYQQISFNNMLDTIRRNFEKCGFLPIDTPIIEKSEILLAKGGGETEKQIYRFNKGDNDLSLRFDLTVPLARYVSQYLSSLTFPFRRYQIGKVFRGERNQKGRFREFYQCDIDIIGNGKLSIINDAEIPSIIYSTFKDLGFDSFSIHLNNRKVLNGFFDSLGVANKAEVLRVIDKIDKIGLESMKKELADICENELAVERIIEFVSIQGSNQSILEALCRLDIESEMFREGIDELSKVVRFISLFGVPEKNYKIDLKIARGLDYYTGTVYETILDDYPGIGSVCSGGRYDNLAEYYTDQKLPGVGISIGLTRLFYQLREAGLLLDKDVSSLTKVLIVPMNDDLEHAITTANHLRAESIIAEVYMEDAKTSKKLAYADKLGIPYVVLIGDEEINSKLLTLKDMRVGEQNKLSLADVIKHIKLG
- the sstT gene encoding serine/threonine transporter SstT, which translates into the protein MKNLLNMWKRISLVKQIIIGLIIGIILALTVPEQAKAVVLLGSLFVGALKALAPVLVFFIVGSALAQHKSGHQTNMKPIVMLYVVGTFLAGVVGVLASFMFPITLTLTAGVQGVAAPSGIVEVLKDLLLNLVDNPIKAIYNANYIGILAFAILFGISLRNAADSTKAFMSNVADALSEMVRIVINFAPLGIMGLVFDSIATNGLGALLSYGQLLLVLVGGMAFVAFILNPIIVFVKIRQNPYPLVLKCLKESGITAFFTRSSAANIPVNMGLAERLGLDKDTYSVSIPLGATVNMAGASVTISVLTLAAAHTLGIQVDFITAVILCVLSAASAAGASGVAGGSLLLIPLTASLFGIPNDIAMQVVGVGFIIGVIQDSCETAINSSTDILFTAAAEFAEWKKQGKKIDINK
- a CDS encoding methyl-accepting chemotaxis protein, whose protein sequence is MFKKFTVKAKGNQSKVHQDNETLTKMLPLIEGLKQGKKLYAEENVLGSGEISDAWNKMVDTVFADKSKSILAVNNMLGFITDMTYVKDMVNEVRAQNEALHTMSASSEEMSASIDDVASRSQSVAVLVSDSVGLVTTGNNNMKNAFTYIQQSFESVKTISKDVDDLAENMKRTEEIVDIIKGVAEQTNLLALNAAIEAARAGEQGKGFAVVAGEVKKLAEHTKESVGSIQSNIGSLRSKLSEVVMRTDKTASELESGKKLVNEVIIYNNQVVNAVQKVNDEIMQIAANTQEQTAATEELAQRVGESSQAADNLMVECNKTGSGIFKLSQINNELRLGMLSYGNALSECEMLEICKTDHLMWRWRVYNMIMGYEKIDIDTIGTHIGCRLGKWYYSVDKDLLGQNGIFKSIERPHIELHQLAKEAAIAYSQNDITGAEKSLNKMNECSSMVVQALDKLKEHVGKNK
- a CDS encoding LUD domain-containing protein, with protein sequence MEGFYCETREDALKKVLEIIPKDSMVSCGGSATVHD
- a CDS encoding LacI family DNA-binding transcriptional regulator translates to MSATIRDVAKLAEVSISTVSRVINNASNVNDKTRENVMNAITKLNFKPNRIAQSLGSGAFNAIGIVSTRSLQQAFNNPYFSLIIQAIGEVSEEKNYDIILNSSLTEDKEIEKCLSMIESKVIQGLILLSSRINDRLIEKLNQIKIPFVVVGRVLDERLESEVYSVDTDNLNDCKDAVNYLIKLGHKRIGCIHAPLKYVVSKDRLEGYIVAHKEAGLPIDYSLVENGQYTTNDAYEATLNMLQKPNPPTAVFATDDVKAIGAYKAIRKLNLKIPDDISLFGHNNYEYAAIMNPGLTTIDVPIQQLGKVSATVLFDLIEEKNPEHRTLLETKFIIRQSCKAISE
- a CDS encoding YmaF family protein; the encoded protein is MIKKDDFVTGFVPNHNHGSVDYTSVEVGHVHQCLDVTSPPLIIKEGCHIHHTEGCVVFENGHAHHYRADSGSAIPVGNGMHVHYYDFYTSENLGHRHHVVGVDQPAPGNL